Within the Lacerta agilis isolate rLacAgi1 chromosome 15, rLacAgi1.pri, whole genome shotgun sequence genome, the region agatcactgccagtttttttttatactgggagtggatcacagtctcttgggagttggacatgcctggtctacagtATTCGGTTTGCAGAGCAACAGCTCATTCCGACAAAGCTGCTCTTAATCCCCCACCCTGGTGGATAGAAGCACACGGCCCTTTTCCTCTGGAATATCCTGGGATAAGAATGAACCAAGAGGGGGATGTAATAGATTAGCATCAATGCTCTTTCGACAGCCTCTTTTACCAGATCAGCAGGTTGTTTCAAGGGCAGGACGTTTTGGAACAGGTTTGTCTGGCCCCTTTTGGAAATGCCCAAATTCCACTTCCTCCTTGGTAAATAACGAGGGGCTTCAGTTATGTCACGGAAGCAGAACCTGGGGGCCAAACAGAATCGGAATAATTGAACTGcccagttggaagggaccacgagggtcctcTAGTTAGTGGaaaccgctgcaatgcaggaatcattctgcccaatgtggggatcgaacccataaccctgagattgagtcacATGCTCAATTGACACATGCACAAGACTCAGTGAGCTATCCCAGACTTCCAGTGCAGctctccatctggccctgggATTCTTCCCTGGAAAACgtccttcactggccctgctacACAGCCTCCTCGAGTGTTGCTGCCTGACTGGACTATGTCCTTCACTCTGAAAAGGCTTCTTGCTTGTCCAGATGGATAgggtttttttgtgactgtgtgcgGAAATtggcctactgcacaaaggtaaaacccacacctgttgctccacccattttggcTTCAGGCCACGGCCACCGccggcatgtggcccccagaagcttGCCCAGAAGAAAATGTGGCCCTGGTGCTgcaagtccccccaccccacactcctTGAGCTATACATCCATCCACCTCACGGACAccaacacaaaaaaaaaaaaacacacaaccattTATTGGCCCAGTTTGCAAGCTTCTGAATCCAAGGTTTTAACTCCTTCCCCCTCTTAGGAAGGATCCTCGCCGgcttatttccttttccttttatccACCTGGTTATACAGGGGGCTGAGGAGCATCGTGAGAAGAATGAGGCAAGGAATCAGGAAGTAGGGGCTGTAAATGGCGCAGAGAGTCAAGCGTTCGTGCAGCGTCTGGGGCGCAGGGTGCTTGGACCGCGAGAAATCGTTGAACAGGATGTGGCTGAAGATGGGGAGCAGCGTGGTCATGACGTGGGTCGCGTAAATGATGGCCGGGATTCGGATCCATTTGCAGttgcctggatttttttttttttaagagcagaaATTAAATATTCTTCAAATCTCATcactcatgcacacacatacattaaTCCTGCTCAACAACTCtccctatattattattattattattattaaaatttgtatactcagggcagttcacaacacaagttccaaaataaaatcacaaaatacgtaataaaaataattaaaacaattaacaatattaatgtatgcaaattaaaaaaatggaGACTCCCCAACAAGCCCCTAACCAATCCCCCAACCCACAAATATCCAAATAAacatataacattttaaaacaatttaagacagccctgccctcctttgcatcTCACCCAAGCCCCCATCCCCTCACAGCTCCTTCCAGCAGTGCCCCCATATCCTTACAACCAGTGCCAGatagctaaacaagctatagcttagggccccaccctTTTGGGGGCACCAAAGaaaatcaaaggaaaaaaaactggatgtacatttccaaaatttaatataaaaaacaaataaaataaaacctacatacagcaacagtgttttgtgttgtgtaggctcctatgagagcatatattcaacacaaaaaacagcgtcaatttgttgttgacaaaggacagctggacataccgtatttttcgctccataagacgcacttttttcctcctaaaaagtaaggggaaatatctgtgcgtcttatggagcgggtggtggtccctggagccgagttgcccaggggccaaaagaggattgtgctttttattttacaaagagaaaagggggtgttgaaaggaccccactcagcagctgatcagcaagaaattgggagagagataagaatccTGGCTCCCTTTTGGCcagccctcttgcccaggcctccattgttgaatgtgctgcagagggaggttgtttgtttccccagcgacatgtgactggctgattagattatctgtctggaaactgtagaaaaggctccctttccttaagacgctgcagaaatgtgaattgaaccccataaaaacggggcttttcctctttgcttttccccctttgcaaaagaagctttgcttttccccctttgcaaaaaaaagctgcaaaactctgagctgatcctcaaaaaaacagggcttttccctttgcaaaaaagctgcaaaactttgagctgatcctaaaaaaaacccagggcttttccctttgcaaaaaaagctgcacaaatttgagctgattctcaaaaaaaataaaacagggcttttagaggaggaaaaccagaattttttttttcttgtttcctcctctaaaaacgaggtgcaccctatggagcgaaatatacggtataaagggccccattaccttcagtagcttacggcctcatcaaacctaaacctgGCCCTGCTTACAGCTCTTCTGTGTCCTTCCACTCCTGCTTTATACAAACTTCTGCTGTTGTCTGAAACCACCAGTTTGAGCCCCACCTTCTCTTTTGCCCCCTGCAGGCAAATCCAAAATTGTGACGCGGCACAACAAATCCTCCCATAGAGGCTGCATGAGGAGAGTCTTCAATTACTATGTCTATAATGCATAaagatttggtgtttttttaatgtagtatttatctttctttaaaaaatggtacAGTATTCCACTTATCGAAACCTCTTTGTGGTTTACATATAGCATAAGAACACATTAAAATTAACTACTGAAGAATTGACAACTTGTttggtgcacacacacatacacacatattatCTGTTAAAATGCAGATCAAAATGCTATTTGGGTAACATTAGCAAAAGCTGCTGAGCTATTGGCCATAATGTTCACGAGAACCTTAGAAGAGCCCTGTtgagatcaggccaaaggcccatcaagtcagagaatcgtagagttggaagggacctcctatggtcatctagtccaaccccctgcaatgcaggaatctcgactacagcatccatgacagatggcctttcaagctctgcttaaaaacctccaacgaaggagagtccacagcttcCTGGGTGAGACCGTCCCACTGTTCTAATGCCCCCTGCCAgaaaccttgaagagctgctgccggtcattgcaaacaatactgggctagatggaccaagcttcctacattcctaatcACAAGTGCTTCCCCCGCACCCCACCCCAATTGGCGCACCAACCTTTCCAGAAGGCATAGGCTGCGATAGGGAAGAAAGGCAACTGTAGGAAGGCTTCACAGAATACGAACGACCTGAACCAGGCAGGGGGGTCCTTCATCATGGGGTCCTTAAATGCAACCGTGTACCAAGATGTCAATTCTTTCAGCttaaggagagagagggggaaaggggaatgttagctgcAGCTAAACATAAAAATCTCCCGTCACTTATTTTGACCGCTGTTAATATGCCATCAGTACAAATGACTATTCAAAGATAAATATACGCAAAAAAGATTATGGGGGGGAAACAGTCACATAGGCGCAGGTGACAGCGATCTAACAAGCCACGGTTTATTAGACCTTCCCCTCTTTTCTTGCCTACTGCTtgctaaaccacagtttcctgttacATTTGAACTTAATTGGATTACAAACGAGGATATGAAACCAGGATCAGATCAGCCACCTGCCCAATCTGCAAGAGGGAGATATTACCCACATTACTGGAGACTGGGAAACCGTGGTTTAATCTGGGACTACAATTCAATGTCATATCACAAGGAATTATATTGTAACCTGGGGGACAACTTTTGGCCCTGCGACGAGATCCTTCTGCAGGCCACATTGGCAGCAATGCCAAAGGCCCCACCTGcaatatgcatttaaagcagcatcgttCCACTGAACAGGGATGGATTCCTAAAAGAaccatgggagttgcagtttgtttAGGttgctgagatttgttaggagactcccCCTGATTCTtcccaaagagctacaattcttagagagtggtttaacagtcaaagccagtcataggcaaactcggccctccagatgtggtcagggatgatgggagttgtagtcccaaaacatctggagggccgagtttgcctatgcctggtcaaagCTCTCTTCCCATGAAACTAGGAATTGTACCTCGGTGTGCGGGAATAAGGGGTCTCCCtaacagcacccttaagaaactacaactcccaggattctttggggggaaggcaTCGCTTTTCAAAGCGGCAcgatactgctttgaatgtattgtGCGTATGGAGCCAATGTGTGTGCTTTTTGTTTCTTGCAGAAGAACGCCCTCAATAATAATCTTAGCAGCAAGGTATTAACGGCATAATCTCGGGGATCTTTCAGCAGTCAGACTCATGCCTGGCAAGCACTGGAGTCAAAAATTCAGGCACATTGACCCGAGGGCAAAAAGCTACAGGCGCAGAGAGCAAACACTCCACTTGCCTTTATAGGCCCTGGATTATAGAATCGTAGATAGGGAAGGAACCCTGCCCAACCCCCGGCAACGCTggaatatgcagccgtcccatatggggaatcaaacctgcaactttggcgttATCAGCCCtgcgctctaccaactgagctggaAAGAGGAAAGCCTTCTGCATGCCGACCATATGCTCTGCCGTTGAGGTACAGCTGCTCTTGCCCCTTTGGACTGTGTTGCAAGACGGCAGCTGCCGTCTTAAAAGCCACAcggaaaagaaaaacagcacagcagaGAAGGGCGACCCTTCGCATTTTATACccagaagcaacccccccccccctcgcccgcccTTGCAAGAATAGCAATAACAGCTCCATTCCCCAAGTTTAACGGGAGGGGATTGCAGCTTGAGCCACCCGTCCTCGGTTGACTTACGCTGCGGGGGTAAAATCCTGCCCCCGGGAGCGCTTGCAAATCCACCAGCAGCGTGATGGGGATGTGAGTGAGGAAATACAAGGCGAAGATCCATTCCAGGAGGCGCGTCGCTGTCCCAGCCGCCATCGCGTCTTTTTCTCTCGGTGCAAATCAATGAGCTCTCCTCCCCAGCAGCAACTTCCCATCCGAGATCGGcccacttttctccctcctccattggTTTCTCCAAGAGCGGGAGGGGTGTTTCTAGACCCACTTTGCGCCCGCCCATTTTTAAAAGGGCTGGGGATGCAAAGGGGCCGGGCCGCTTCTTGCAAAAGGAGACGGAGCTCAGCGCAGCTGCCGCGGAAAAGGGCACGGGAGGCAGCAAACCCGGCGCAGGGAGGGAAGCGGTCTCGCGTGGAATTCCCCGAAAAGACGCTGTGCCTTTAAAGCGCAGCCTGTCCCTCGACGAATAAGGGAAGGCTGTAGTTCGCCTCCCGCAGAGTTGCAATGcccagcagcccttaacaaactacagtacccaggattcttttgggggagggaagaaattTTCTTTAAAGAGATAGCgtgtctttttcctttcctttttaaatgctttattagtATTAAAACTGTTTaacaaaaataatcaaatattaaaaacaaaataaaaaacaaacactcaTTCATTCCTTGTTTGTTACTTATTCTGTTTTGTAATTAAGTTTGACATGACCTCCGATCTTCCCGTTATGTTCCCAAATTAGATTCCTTAAATACGCACTTGACATTATTTTCTAGCTTCGGCAGCagatatactaaaattggaacgatacagagaagattagcatggggGCAAAATAAGAATTGGTTCTGACTTTACCTGCTGTTTGGGCTTCCTGCCTTCCGCCTCACCAAATTCAATGGGCAGTAGTCACTACTGGTTGGAATAGCAAAGTTATGGGAAGTACATGGACAATACAACTACTCAGCCAACAGCAATAACCAACCCCAAATATATTGACAATTTATTGGAAGTGTGTGGCAGGAAAATACAACCCCCCCGGATGGTTTTTTTGCCAATACGATGCAACAAATCCTAAACGACCTGTGTTTAATCTCAATTGTTCCTTTATTAACGGCACACAAACCATCCTTTGATGCATTATTCTTCTTCCTCCTATGATTTGCATGTTTCTAGTTATACAACCAGACGGGCAAAGTTGAAGAGTCTTGGAGCATGGATGAGATGGTGATGTTTGGGAAGAGGTTTTTGGATGTGTGAGGCAAAATGGGACAAGCTCCACTTTGAACCAGGCTGTTGGCACTCCAAATCCAAAGGGTGCCAGAGAGGGGCacttaaaataaatgccagttTAGAATAAATCCAGTTCAGAATAAATCAGCCCTAAGAGATGCGCGTAAAAATGTTCTGAttgttcaaatgggggggggggtaagacaAGGCAATGAAAGTGCTGTAGAATGTGCTTCAAAGTGCTGTAGGGGCAATGCACATGCCAGAGGAATTGTGTACAGGTTCTTATATGAAAAGCACattgaagggctgcagctcagtggcagaacatctgctttgtatgcagaaggtccttggtgcAATCCCTGGCGTTGCCAGGTAAGGCCAAGAGCATTCCCGGTATGAAATCCTagactgccactgctgccgccagtcagagtagacaatactgaggtagatggtccaacggtctgactctgtgtaaggaagcttccttatatgaCAGAAGCAAGCAAGAGCAAAACCTCCCTGACAAGAGAAATCTGCCCTCCCTATGGTAGCCTGATGGGCAGTGAGGATGCAGAATAGTAGTAGCCCCACCCACTTTCAGCTTCTGCTCTACCTATGGCCAGATTAGCCCCAACTAACCAGGAGGCCTTTAAGAAATAAACTTTACCCCCAAGAAGAATGCAGCCCTCCACAGGAAGGAAAGTCCCCGCCCCTGCCCTAGAGGTCCACATCTTGTCTAAGTCTCCAGTAGCTGACATGCAGCCTCTGAACGATCTGTTCATTTGACGACTCCATGTAGCAAACACAGCCCAAGTCCCACATCCAAGAACGTAGATTCAATATAAAGGTGAAGTCAGCAAGATAATCCACAACCCGCCTCAACCAGATGGAGAACAGAAGACTTAGTCACGGTGCGTCTTTCGTTTGTTTCAAATGTCACATTTAATGTTTCCACCACTGTACTTCAAAATCTACATTGTACAAAGTGACCCGCAAGTGTGCCACATTTAACAGACCAACCTCTGAGATTTTACCTTTCATACCAGTGTCTTCTTGGGCTCATATTTAAGTTAAAACACATTTTCTCATTCAATTGAATTGAAATGCTtcagttggttgttgttgttcttcttgttgtttttaattcctcAGGAGCCACATAAAAAACAAAGATATTTCATCATCTTTGTTCGAGAAATTCAACGTTTGTCTCTTTCACAGCAAAATAATTACTTCATTGAAGTTAAAACTTCCAAAAACATAACTTAACTAATAGTATTCAGTTCCAGCTCAGATCACTCTTCTTGAAAATATTCTGCTAAATACAGATAACTTACAATAACTTTAACAGTTAATTGTCCATGACAAACAccaaggtttctctctctctcactctctcgctctctttttaAATATCCCAGACCAATGTTCAAAATTTAAGACCATCCATTCATTATTTCTTTGTACAGGTGAAAAACAGTCTTCAAATTTTCTTgccttttttaaatataaaagttGGGAGGGACATTCAAGTTTCAAGTCTCCACActgaacttaaaaataaaaataaaaatcatgtggAGGTAAACAAACCAAGTTGTATACTCCAGGAGGTAGAGGCCTTCAGTttgtgttcatatatatatatacacatatgcaCAAAATAATTCAGTGTTtgaacagaacacacacaaaaaaaggagTTAGCCAAAACGTAATAAAAGTCATTTACTACTGTGACATTTCAAGACTTCCACAGCTTTGCCTATGGACACAAATACAATTAACGTAATTCCCTAtgtgctttttttgcttttttttttttttgctttttttcccgCTGACTGTCCAgtgcagaattaaaaaaaaaaccacaatttcaCAGACCTAAAAATGTGCAAGctacttcctccctctctctctctctctctctctctctctctctctctctctctctctctttacacagCAATGGATAGCAAGATTCTTTGACATTATTAGCCCCGGAAATGGAATTATTTACACACATTTGCAGATGCAcgtgtttggggggagggggtagaaAGGGATGGTTTATGtaagaaaagagcagaaaaaacttctaataaaaatagattaaatatatatatatttatatatatttatttataccagaggaagagggggggttaaaaaagaaagggggggggagtctcatCTCTCCCTAGTCACAAACTCATTCTTTCTACTTGCAACATCTGATTGGAAAACAGCACACAATCACCCCCACTAGTGAGAAGCTATGAATAGGGTTTTTCTAAACCGCCGGATGACACTTGTCCACAGAAGCTGGGCTATTGTCATCAGGTGGGTTTCATGATTGGTCACAGTTTTTAAAACTTCTGTACTCCCTAAACTTTTTATTCTCTTGTTTTAGAAAAAAATCCCTAATCTTCAGGAATGGCTCAATATCAAAAATGACTTATCCacttggaaaaaaagaagaagaataaaagccccatcgtttatttatttttaaagcaactttCCCACCAATTTGGTTCAAACCCTCTGTTTGCTCAGAGCCAAGCAAAATTACAGCTGCGCTACAAttcatactttaaaaacaaaacatgtgcAACTCtggataaaatattttttttttctcctaaaagCACAACCCCACCCGTGACAGGAATTTTAAAAGCCTAGTTAACATTTCTAAGTCTTATTCATATATCATACAAGGATAGTGGTTGTTAATTTAAAACTTCATTAGTAAAATTACAGTACAAGCATGATTAAATGTCCAGAATTGCAAATCCCAGAATCCAGTGGAAAGCTACATTATGTCTTCAGTAGTACGTCTTCCACGTTTACTCCCAGACCAGTGGAGATGGCGGCATCTCGGACGGCTGAGCGACTGTGGAACTGGAAGGCAGAAAGACACAGAAGATCAGCGTTCACCTGCAAGAGGACACAGGAACAAAGAGAAGGCCACGCTGCATGCTAGCATGGCAGTGGCACTTGCCACATGTCTGTGGGGCAaggtgtggggagggaggagagccttggcagcCAGAATGCACACACTGTGGAAGAAATATCGCCCCCTGATTCGAGAGGCATGACTGTGGTTgctcagagacagagagagagagatagtaggGCCATATGTTGccaaagcaggatctgcctcttaggctgtgtacatcccatacactgaaagcacatCCATCCCCACCAAGAGATTCATCTTAACTGCAGTGTGTTAAGGTTCTTCTGAATTTTAATTCGGTGAGGTGCAAATTATAATTGTCAGGATTATTCAGAAgggaaatgcactttaaatgtccCTTTGTACGTGCTCTTGCCTTACCTATTTCCCATCTTGACGCTTGCAACCTTCCCCTCACATCTCAGTTCCCCTCATAACTCTCTTgtcaagagcaggcttcctcaacctcggccctccagatgtttttggcctacaactcccataacccctagctagcaggaccagtggtcagggatgatgggaattgtagtctcaaaacatctggagggccgaagttgaggaagcctggtcaagAGGCATTCAACCCCCTTGTTGATCAAGGTGTGTAACTTAATTCCTTCCACGGGCTTCCTATCCCCTTCTCTGCTTAACACcaattccttctcctggatgAGTGGCTGATTACCGCTTTATGGAATGCTTCTAGCACACCCGATCAAGTCAAAGAAGATTGTAGTGCCATGAAAAAACCCCAAGGGAACAACTCGCCAAGAGCTCTCTGTTCCTGTTCAGTGAGGCTTTGCATGGCAGCAGCTCTTGCTGGACAAAACCTAATCATGGTAAACATTAAAGCACTCAAATAAAACATTAGGTGAATGGCTAGAGTTGTTGCAGAGCCCTTAATTCAAATATAGGCTTCATTTTAAAAGTGGCTgcaccactaaaaaaaaaaaggtgaatgAATATCAGATGTGATTACATACAGTTACCTAATAAAGCTCTTAAAAGCAGCAGATTGCGGGTTGATGCACAGAGGCACtctgtttcctttctgctgttCCAAAATGAACTGATGGATTATTTC harbors:
- the TMEM97 gene encoding sigma intracellular receptor 2, which translates into the protein MAAGTATRLLEWIFALYFLTHIPITLLVDLQALPGAGFYPRSLKELTSWYTVAFKDPMMKDPPAWFRSFVFCEAFLQLPFFPIAAYAFWKGNCKWIRIPAIIYATHVMTTLLPIFSHILFNDFSRSKHPAPQTLHERLTLCAIYSPYFLIPCLILLTMLLSPLYNQVDKRKRK